Proteins encoded in a region of the Diospyros lotus cultivar Yz01 chromosome 9, ASM1463336v1, whole genome shotgun sequence genome:
- the LOC127810190 gene encoding homeobox protein knotted-1-like 6 encodes MDEMYGFHPTTNEDYVDKILMSPENLMMPAEYQNFYSSSSAGVGDHFRIPVFGSDELISAASAISEAASITPAGIRRSDGDRDGLSSVIKAKIASHPSYPRLIEAYIACQKVGAPPEIASLLDEIQRENFVCKRDSYFTCLGDDPELDEFMDTFCDILVKYKSDLSRPFDEATSFLSNIEMQLSNLCKDDGDGSSDEELGGREIEGQEAETRSEDQELKDKLLQKYGNHISSLKFEFSKKKKKGKLPKEARQTLLQWWNMHYKWPYPTEADKNALAESTGLDQKQINNWFINQRKRHWKPSEDMQLAVLDGDSGHFFTND; translated from the exons ATGGATGAAATGTATGGTTTCCATCCGACGACGAATGAAGACTACGTGGACAAGATCCTTATGTCGCCGGAGAACCTGATGATGCCGGCGGAGTACCAGAACTTCTACTCCTCCTCCTCTGCCGGCGTCGGCGATCACTTCCGGATTCCGGTATTCGGATCGGACGAGTTGATCTCCGCAGCTTCGGCAATATCCGAGGCCGCCTCGATTACGCCGGCAGGAATACGACGGAGTGATGGAGATCGTGATGGTCTGTCGAGTGTGATCAAGGCCAAGATCGCTTCCCATCCTTCGTATCCGAGGTTGATTGAGGCTTACATCGCTTGCCAGAAG GTCGGAGCGCCACCGGAGATAGCATCTTTGTTAGACGAAATCCAGCGAGAAAATTTCGTCTGTAAGCGAGATTCGTATTTCACGTGCTTGGGGGACGATCCTGAACTTGACGAGTTTATg GACACCTTCTGTGATATATTGGTGAAGTACAAGTCGGATCTCTCGAGGCCTTTTGATGAAGCAACCAGCTTCTTGAGCAACATTGAAATGCAACTCAGCAATCTATGCAAAG ACGATGGCGACGGCTCATCTGATGAGGAACTTGGTGGAAGGGAGATTGAAGGACAAGAAGCAGAAACAAGGAGTGAAGACCAAGAACTTAAAGACAAACTTTTGCAGAAATATGGCAATCATATTAGTAGCTTGAAGTTTGAAttttcaaagaagaagaagaaaggaaagttgCCGAAAGAGGCAAGGCAAACGTTACTCCAGTGGTGGAATATGCACTACAAGTGGCCTTACCCAACA GAAGCCGATAAAAATGCATTGGCTGAATCAACCGGGCTTGATCAGAAGCAAATTAACAATTGGTTTATCAATCAGCGGAAGCGTCACTGGAAGCCATCAGAGGACATGCAGTTAGCTGTGCTGGATGGCGACTCGGGACATTTTTTCACAAATGACTGA